A genomic region of Vicia villosa cultivar HV-30 ecotype Madison, WI unplaced genomic scaffold, Vvil1.0 ctg.001245F_1_1, whole genome shotgun sequence contains the following coding sequences:
- the LOC131634165 gene encoding LEAF RUST 10 DISEASE-RESISTANCE LOCUS RECEPTOR-LIKE PROTEIN KINASE-like 1.1 → MTSLFIFKSLILFQFLLVSAQDHGRCPTSYSCGYLGQITFPFTVSQHPQCGALAILGCDNKNATAPRTIQLGSPPSKQLFTVPYVEGDIITVRENEAQRNNLLSKNCQAFHNFPVPPSSPLASFYIKYSTTMFKCNHSLSVIPPKSFYNYKNCSGYNIYYYRQISDGNFKVPSSLAQCKVYKVAIRDSPSDDPFDFLSPEIEIKVQLSDDCNKCRHHGGQCQLDVHKNFYCAKEDKRLAWKLGIGIGLLVIIITGLLITWRCKRRVPNFYNKYTESDSIYNGVPVFSFKDLEVATKKFDSSRELGEGGFGTVYYGKLKDGREVAVKRLYQHNFKRVEQFMNEIKILTRLRHKNLVTLYGCTSHHSHELLLVYEYISNGTVASHLRGESGFLPWHIRMKAALETAAALAYLHASEIIHRDVKTNNILLDDTFCIKVADFGLSKLFPNDVTHVSTAPQGTPGYVDPEYHQCYRLTSKSDVYSFGVVLVELISSMPAVDMSRDKEEINLANLAIRKIQKSAIRELVDPTLWFESDSDVKRQIVSIAELAFQCLQRDKELRPSMDDVLEVLRRIDNGSGVDKFGHVEEVIAHGAGISRINVRSLSPPSSDHVEVKLSKDKKITPSPKGVTDKWDSESNTPNISGQSASQMQ, encoded by the exons ATGACCTCCCTTTTCATTTTCAAGTCATTAATATTATTCCAGTTTCTACTTGTTTCAGCTCAAGATCATGGAAGATGTCCAACCTCTTATAGTTGTGGATATCTGGGCCAAATTACATTCCCTTTCACAGTTTCACAACACCCTCAGTGTGGCGCTTTGGCAATACTTGGTTGTGACAATAAGAATGCAACTGCTCCCAGAACCATCCAACTTGGCAGCCCACCATCAAAACAGCTTTTTACTGTTCCATACGTGGAAGGTGATATCATCACAGTCAGGGAAAATGAAGCTCAACGGAATAATTTGCTATCCAAAAATTGTCAAGCCTTTCACAATTTTCCTGTTCCTCCCAGTTCTCCTTTAGCTTCTTTCTACATCAAATATAGTACAACTATGTTCAAATGCAATCACTCCCTTAGTGTAATCCCTCCCAAATCATTTTATAACTACAAAAACTGTTCCGGTTATAATATCTACTATTACCGTCAAATTTCTGATGGTAATTTCAAAGTGCCAAGTTCTTTGGCACAGTGTAAAGTGTATAAGGTTGCAATAAGAGACAGCCCTTCTGATGATCCCTTTGATTTTCTATCTCCTGAAATCGAAATTAAAGTACAATTATCGGATGATTGCAACAAGTGTCGCCACCACGGGGGCCAATGTCAACTTGACGTTCACAAAAATTTCTACTGTGCCAAAG AGGATAAAAGATTGGCTTGGAAGTTAGGAATTG GCATTGGACTCCTTGTCATTATTATAACTGGATTGCTGATTACTTGGCGCTGCAAACGACGTGTTCCTAATTTCTACAACAAATACACAGAGAGTGACAGTATCTACAATGGGGTGCCAGTGTTTTCCTTTAAGGATCTTGAAGTAGCAACAAAAAAATTTGACAGTTCAAGAGAACTCGGAGAAGGAGGATTTGGGACTGTTTATTATG GAAAACTAAAAGATGGACGTGAAGTTGCTGTGAAGCGCCTATACCAGCACAACTTCAAACGAGTTGAACAGTTCATGAATGAAATCAAAATCCTCACTCGCTTGCGCCACAAAAATCTAGTTACTCTTTATGGATGCACTTCACATCACAGTCATGAACTATTGCTTGTATACGAATACATTTCAAATGGAACTGTCGCCAGTCATCTGCGTGGTGAATCTGGCTTTTTGCCGTGGCATATCCGAATGAAAGCTGCCTTAGAGACTGCTGCTGCTTTGGCTTATCTCCATGCTTCTGAAATCATTCACCGTGATGTGAAAACAAACAACATTCTCCTTGACGACACCTTTTGCATTAAAGTTGCAGATTTTGGACTGTCAAAACTGTTCCCAAATGATGTTACACATGTATCCACAGCTCCACAAGGAACCCCAGGCTATGTGGATCCGGAATATCATCAATGCTACAGGCTTACAAGCAAGAGTGATGTTTACAGCTTTGGTGTTGTGCTTGTTGAGCTGATATCATCTATGCCAGCAGTTGATATGAGCAGAGATAAGGAGGAGATAAACTTGGCAAACCTAGCCATAAGGAAGATTCAAAAAAGTGCAATCAGGGAACTCGTGGATCCTACCCTCTGGTTTGAGTCAGATAGTGATGTTAAGAGACAAATAGTTTCAATAGCAGAACTGGCTTTTCAATGTTTGCAACGAGATAAGGAATTGAGGCCTTCCATGGATGACGTTTTAGAGGTGCTGAGGAGAATTGATAATGGGAGTGGGGTGGATAAGTTTGGACATGTAGAGGAAGTAATAGCTCATGGAGCAGGTATATCACGTATCAATGTACGTTCACTGTCACCGCCTTCATCCGACCATGTTGAGGTGAAATTGTCGAAGGATAAAAAGATAACGCCTTCTCCTAAGGGTGTGACAGATAAATGGGATAGTGAATCCAATACTCCTAATATAAGTGGCCAATCAGCAAGCCAAATGCAATAA